A portion of the Hoylesella buccalis ATCC 35310 genome contains these proteins:
- a CDS encoding phosphatidylserine decarboxylase family protein codes for MIKRIKKLKKIRIHREGTDTLIWGFIAIAAIALLLWRSFETKIPFYAFTVIFGTIYCIVINFFQCPIRYFPSEDTDKIVVAPADGKIVVIEEVEENKYFHEKRLMISVFMSLFNVHANWFPVDGKVKLVHHQNGNYHKAWLPKASEENEHSDVIITTPDGVDVLCRQIAGAMARRIVTYAKEGEDCYIDEHLGFIKFGSRVDVYLPLGTEVCVKMGQKTTGDHTVIAKLK; via the coding sequence ATGATTAAAAGAATCAAGAAACTGAAGAAAATCCGTATACATCGCGAAGGAACAGACACCCTGATTTGGGGATTCATAGCCATTGCAGCCATCGCATTGCTATTATGGCGTTCGTTCGAAACTAAAATCCCATTTTATGCCTTTACGGTTATCTTCGGAACAATATATTGCATCGTCATCAATTTCTTTCAATGCCCCATCCGCTATTTTCCATCTGAGGACACCGACAAGATTGTAGTGGCCCCAGCTGATGGTAAAATCGTGGTGATTGAGGAGGTGGAAGAGAACAAGTACTTTCACGAAAAGCGCCTCATGATTTCGGTCTTCATGAGCCTGTTCAACGTTCACGCCAACTGGTTTCCCGTTGACGGTAAGGTGAAACTGGTTCATCACCAAAACGGCAACTACCACAAGGCATGGCTGCCCAAAGCCAGTGAGGAGAATGAGCACAGCGACGTCATTATCACCACGCCCGACGGTGTGGACGTTCTCTGCCGACAGATTGCTGGAGCCATGGCCAGACGCATCGTGACCTACGCCAAAGAAGGTGAAGACTGCTATATTGACGAGCACCTGGGCTTCATCAAATTTGGTTCGCGCGTGGACGTGTATCTGCCGCTCGGAACGGAAGTGTGCGTGAAGATGGGACAAAAAACAACAGGCGACCACACCGTCATTGCAAAACTGAAATAA
- a CDS encoding CDP-alcohol phosphatidyltransferase family protein codes for MSNIIKRNIPNALTCSNLISGCIATCFAFIGDAKMALIWILAGATFDFFDGMSARFLKVSSPIGKELDSLADCVTFGVAPSTMVFYELMVIDYPSFLTTPEAFSFDPYRTFIPYIAFLMAAFSALRLAKFNIDTRQTDSFIGLPTPANALFWGSLIVTSPAWLENNAGALVYILVLLLLSCYLLVSEIPMFALKFKNFKWQGNAIRHSFIIFTAVVLVTFGVLKGWWIVIACYFLISLGLLLTGRSKITKMNHDKEHKL; via the coding sequence ATGAGCAACATCATCAAAAGAAACATACCCAACGCACTGACTTGCAGCAACCTCATCTCGGGCTGCATCGCAACTTGTTTCGCCTTTATCGGCGATGCCAAGATGGCCTTGATATGGATACTCGCCGGGGCCACATTCGACTTTTTTGACGGCATGTCGGCCCGCTTTCTAAAGGTATCATCGCCCATCGGCAAGGAATTAGACTCGCTGGCCGATTGCGTTACCTTTGGTGTAGCGCCGTCCACCATGGTTTTTTATGAGCTTATGGTCATCGACTACCCGTCGTTTCTCACTACGCCAGAGGCGTTTTCTTTCGACCCTTACCGCACGTTCATTCCCTACATAGCCTTCCTCATGGCTGCTTTCTCGGCACTGCGGCTGGCCAAATTCAATATTGACACGCGTCAAACCGATTCGTTCATTGGGCTTCCCACACCGGCGAACGCCCTGTTTTGGGGGTCGCTCATCGTCACAAGTCCTGCCTGGCTTGAAAACAATGCCGGCGCACTGGTATACATTTTAGTACTGCTGCTGTTGAGTTGTTATCTCTTGGTCAGCGAGATTCCCATGTTCGCCCTGAAATTCAAAAACTTTAAATGGCAGGGCAACGCCATCCGACACAGCTTCATCATCTTCACAGCTGTTGTGCTTGTAACGTTTGGCGTATTGAAAGGCTGGTGGATTGTCATTGCATGCTACTTCCTCATATCCTTGGGATTATTACTGACAGGTAGGTCAAAAATCACCAAGATGAATCACGACAAAGAACACAAACTATGA
- a CDS encoding DUF4834 family protein: protein MISKIIFIIFLIGLLVVGFSAAKFISIFREGAKLFREQAKGSAQQRQHHRNTTQTVVDHRDADEINKKIFKKDEGEYVEFEEEPAETEIKN from the coding sequence ATGATATCCAAAATAATTTTTATCATTTTCCTCATCGGCTTGCTGGTGGTAGGCTTTTCCGCAGCAAAGTTTATCAGCATTTTCCGCGAAGGTGCCAAACTGTTCAGAGAGCAGGCCAAAGGGTCAGCCCAGCAGCGGCAACACCATAGAAACACCACCCAAACGGTGGTAGACCATCGGGATGCTGACGAAATAAACAAAAAAATCTTCAAAAAAGACGAAGGCGAATACGTTGAATTTGAAGAAGAACCCGCTGAAACGGAAATTAAGAACTAA
- a CDS encoding homoserine O-succinyltransferase, with translation MPLHLPKNFPAIERLKQENILVECGEEKTAHGQVKPIKIAVLNLMPTKLQTETDLLRLLSASPLDIEVAWMRLRSHTPTHVPAAHMDAYYRYFDELTSQSFDGLIVTGAPVEHLEFEEVDYWDELTQIFSWARTSLKSTLYICWAAQAGLYFHEGINKYALPKKMFGIFPQQVLHPELPIFRGFDDVFCMPHSRHTEIRKEDILQHPELTLLAESEECGVSMCMTAGGKEIFITGHMEYAPDTLDQEYHRDAGKRDDVDLPRHYYRDDNPAKGPLVTWRAHAHLLFTNWMNEYLR, from the coding sequence ATGCCACTGCATTTGCCCAAAAATTTTCCAGCCATCGAACGGTTGAAACAGGAAAACATCCTCGTGGAATGCGGGGAAGAGAAGACCGCGCATGGACAGGTCAAGCCTATCAAGATAGCCGTATTGAACTTGATGCCTACCAAGTTGCAGACCGAAACCGATTTGTTACGGTTGCTGTCGGCATCTCCGTTGGATATTGAAGTGGCGTGGATGAGGCTCAGGTCGCATACGCCTACGCATGTGCCAGCGGCTCACATGGATGCTTACTATCGTTATTTTGACGAATTGACATCACAATCGTTCGATGGACTCATAGTCACTGGCGCACCTGTGGAGCATTTGGAATTTGAAGAAGTGGATTATTGGGACGAGTTGACGCAGATATTTTCATGGGCGAGGACTTCGCTCAAATCCACCTTATATATATGTTGGGCGGCGCAAGCGGGCTTGTATTTCCATGAAGGTATCAACAAATATGCGCTTCCTAAGAAGATGTTTGGTATCTTTCCTCAACAGGTGCTGCATCCAGAACTACCCATCTTCCGTGGGTTTGATGACGTGTTCTGCATGCCGCACAGTCGCCATACCGAGATTAGGAAGGAGGATATCCTCCAGCATCCTGAACTGACGCTGTTGGCAGAGTCGGAAGAATGTGGGGTGAGCATGTGCATGACGGCCGGTGGAAAGGAGATTTTCATCACGGGACACATGGAGTATGCCCCCGACACCTTGGATCAGGAGTACCATCGTGATGCGGGGAAGCGCGACGATGTGGACCTGCCCAGGCACTATTACCGTGACGACAACCCTGCCAAGGGACCGCTCGTCACTTGGCGCGCGCACGCCCACTTGCTGTTTACAAACTGGATGAACGAATATTTAAGATAA
- a CDS encoding peptidase U32 family protein, with protein sequence MRKLELLAPAKNLECGVAAIDHGADAVYIGASKFGARASAGNSLDDIRELCLYAHQFGAKVYVTVNTIVYQDELEDTRALLRALTEMRVDALLVQDMAVLDLLPKDMKPLPALHASTQTDNRTAEKVAWLHGLGFERVVLARELSLAEIKTIHQTVPDVQLEGFVHGALCVSYSGVCYASQYCFQRSANRGACAQFCRMKFDLIDAQGREIEHQRHLLSLKDLCQIDHLEEMADAGICSFKIEGRLKDVEYVKNVVSAYSKQLNRIIEKRGDDYCRASLGQVTYYFEPDLKKTFNRGYTDYFLHRRQPYIYSPDTPKALGEYVGKVKEIRRGSFNVAGTASFANGDGLCFINDEHELEGFRINRAEGNRLFPLRMPDNLRPGAALYRNRDEAFSKLLKGKTAERKIPITLTLSVTEMGFALSATGQGIKPTCQVLEMDRQTALKPQRDNILRQLGKLGDTPYLADVIELEGQADAYFIPSSALATLRREVVQAIELERPNEVETPSVHASVSPTAPSVRKPSGTLEWQPEYHKFTYLYNIANTLSKSFYQREGLSNVAAAYEVSQGADEGSKRNDSVLVMQCRHCLRFSLGHCVRRGGEQPTWKEPLYLRLGDGRRFRLEFKCDECQMNIYAGE encoded by the coding sequence ATGCGGAAACTGGAACTGCTGGCACCGGCCAAAAACTTGGAATGCGGCGTGGCTGCCATCGACCATGGAGCCGACGCTGTGTACATCGGTGCGTCGAAATTTGGTGCGCGGGCATCGGCTGGCAACTCGCTGGACGACATTCGTGAGTTGTGCCTCTATGCCCATCAGTTCGGTGCCAAGGTGTATGTTACGGTCAACACCATTGTCTACCAAGACGAGCTTGAGGACACGCGCGCGCTCTTGCGGGCCTTGACGGAGATGCGCGTGGATGCGCTGTTGGTGCAAGACATGGCCGTACTCGACCTGTTGCCCAAGGACATGAAGCCCTTGCCGGCCCTCCATGCCAGTACGCAAACCGACAATCGGACGGCCGAAAAGGTAGCTTGGCTGCATGGTCTGGGCTTCGAGCGCGTTGTACTGGCGCGCGAATTGTCGCTTGCAGAGATTAAAACCATCCACCAAACGGTGCCTGACGTGCAGTTGGAAGGCTTCGTGCACGGTGCGTTGTGCGTGAGTTACTCGGGCGTGTGCTATGCCTCGCAGTATTGTTTTCAGCGCAGTGCCAACCGCGGTGCATGCGCACAGTTCTGTAGGATGAAGTTCGATTTGATTGACGCGCAGGGGCGTGAGATAGAACATCAGCGTCATTTGCTGTCGCTGAAAGACCTGTGTCAGATTGATCACCTGGAAGAAATGGCCGATGCGGGCATCTGTTCGTTCAAGATAGAAGGCCGACTGAAGGATGTGGAGTATGTCAAAAACGTGGTGTCGGCCTACTCGAAGCAGTTGAACCGCATCATCGAGAAGCGCGGAGATGACTACTGCCGCGCATCGTTGGGGCAGGTGACTTATTACTTTGAGCCCGATTTGAAGAAGACCTTCAACCGGGGATATACCGATTATTTTCTGCATCGCAGACAACCTTACATCTATTCGCCCGACACGCCTAAGGCACTGGGCGAATATGTTGGCAAGGTGAAGGAAATCAGGCGAGGCTCGTTCAATGTAGCCGGAACAGCCAGCTTTGCCAATGGCGACGGACTTTGTTTCATCAATGATGAGCATGAGTTGGAGGGGTTCCGCATCAACCGGGCAGAGGGCAACCGGCTGTTTCCACTGCGCATGCCGGACAACCTGCGACCGGGTGCGGCCTTGTATCGCAATCGCGATGAGGCGTTCAGCAAGCTGTTGAAGGGGAAAACGGCAGAGCGCAAGATTCCCATCACGCTCACCTTGTCGGTTACCGAAATGGGTTTTGCCCTATCGGCCACGGGGCAGGGCATCAAACCCACTTGCCAGGTGCTGGAGATGGACAGGCAAACGGCCCTGAAACCGCAACGAGATAATATTTTGCGACAGTTGGGTAAGCTGGGCGACACGCCCTATTTGGCCGACGTTATTGAATTGGAAGGACAGGCCGATGCCTATTTCATCCCGTCGAGCGCATTGGCAACGCTGCGCCGCGAGGTAGTGCAAGCCATCGAGTTGGAACGTCCCAACGAAGTGGAAACGCCATCCGTGCATGCGTCTGTGTCCCCAACAGCTCCGTCAGTGCGCAAGCCAAGCGGCACCTTGGAATGGCAACCCGAATACCATAAGTTTACCTATCTGTACAACATCGCCAACACTTTGTCCAAATCGTTCTATCAACGTGAGGGCTTGTCAAACGTGGCAGCCGCCTATGAGGTGAGTCAAGGGGCGGATGAAGGGTCGAAACGGAACGATTCGGTGCTGGTGATGCAGTGCCGTCACTGTCTGCGTTTCAGTCTGGGACATTGTGTAAGGCGGGGTGGCGAGCAACCCACATGGAAAGAACCGCTGTATCTGCGACTGGGTGATGGGCGCCGCTTCCGTTTGGAATTTAAGTGTGACGAATGCCAAATGAACATCTATGCCGGAGAATGA
- a CDS encoding zinc ribbon domain-containing protein yields the protein MRREPLFLLCRCLVLWAVLSLLCGCYHRPNHASEALVPLNPEQVDSLHFYSKHHYTNNYNFIVKSDSLVLLKQQPEELLSGFMTDSLVLGRHSHVVVADIRMLPTDTIDSVWVQLASDQHTIGWIHESEMLPNVVPDDPISQFISTFSDTHLLVFLVVITLIAIAYWMRRLVKDKAWIVHFRDINSFYPTLLCLIVASSATLYASIQMFEPDMWRHFYYHPTLNPFTVPLLLMVFLLSVWAMLIVGLAAVDDVRHQLPFSDAVMYLSGLLATCAVNYIVFGLTTLYYIGYPLLVAYYWFAIRQYKRHAQPHYVCGNCGEIIQHKGRCPHCGAMNS from the coding sequence ATGCGTCGTGAGCCGTTGTTCCTGCTTTGCCGATGTCTGGTGCTGTGGGCGGTTCTGAGCTTGCTTTGTGGTTGTTATCACAGACCTAATCATGCGTCCGAGGCCCTCGTTCCCTTGAACCCCGAGCAGGTAGACTCGCTGCATTTCTATTCCAAGCACCATTATACCAACAACTATAATTTCATCGTCAAGAGTGATTCGCTCGTGCTGCTCAAACAACAACCCGAAGAATTGCTTTCCGGATTCATGACAGACAGCTTGGTGCTGGGCCGTCACAGTCATGTCGTGGTGGCCGACATCCGCATGCTGCCCACCGACACGATAGACTCCGTCTGGGTGCAGTTGGCCAGCGACCAGCACACGATTGGGTGGATTCACGAATCGGAGATGCTGCCGAACGTGGTGCCCGACGACCCCATCTCGCAGTTTATTTCCACCTTCTCGGACACCCACTTGCTGGTGTTCTTGGTGGTCATCACGCTGATAGCCATCGCCTATTGGATGCGCCGGCTTGTCAAGGACAAGGCGTGGATAGTGCATTTCCGCGACATCAACTCGTTCTATCCCACGCTGTTGTGCCTCATCGTAGCCTCGTCGGCCACACTGTATGCCAGCATCCAGATGTTCGAGCCCGATATGTGGAGGCATTTTTATTATCATCCCACGCTCAATCCCTTCACGGTGCCGCTGCTGCTCATGGTGTTCCTGCTGTCGGTTTGGGCCATGCTCATCGTGGGTTTGGCGGCCGTGGATGACGTTCGGCACCAGCTACCCTTCAGCGATGCCGTGATGTACCTCAGTGGATTGCTGGCCACCTGTGCCGTCAACTACATCGTCTTCGGTCTTACCACCTTATATTATATAGGCTATCCCCTACTTGTGGCTTATTATTGGTTTGCCATTCGACAGTACAAGCGTCACGCCCAACCGCATTATGTGTGCGGCAACTGTGGTGAAATCATCCAGCACAAGGGCCGTTGCCCCCATTGTGGTGCCATGAACAGCTGA
- a CDS encoding IS4 family transposase, giving the protein MNKGRYVFSQLCDFLPTDHFKWLIKKYEGNKYVKSFTCWNHLMVLLFGQLSNREGLRDLIVTITPFKSAFHHLGFGKNVSRSNLSKANEIREVKIFQEFADKMVSIAREKRGVVKDFFISNNVYAFDSSTISLCLSVYWWTKLHHGKGGVKLHELYDVKTDIPTFSVITDASVHDSQVMELIPYEKESFYIFDRAYMATRKLYIIEGAEAYFVVREKHKMPFEVIEDKEYNNPSSGIMADQIIRFKGYKTKKQYPNKLRRVVFYDYDGNRTFVFYTNNFEITAEQVAMLYKYRWRVELFFKWLKQHLRIKEFYGTSENAVKIQIYAAIIAYCLVVIVQECMGLKLQTYDVLRILSTALLTKMPLCDLLIEQKEEEFTEGKNLQLCLNFDG; this is encoded by the coding sequence ATGAACAAAGGTCGATACGTATTTTCACAGCTGTGCGACTTTCTGCCGACAGACCATTTCAAATGGTTGATAAAAAAGTATGAAGGTAATAAATATGTGAAGAGTTTCACTTGTTGGAATCATCTGATGGTTCTTCTATTTGGTCAGTTGTCTAATCGTGAGGGATTACGAGACCTTATTGTAACCATCACTCCGTTCAAGTCAGCGTTCCACCATCTTGGTTTTGGAAAGAATGTCAGTAGAAGCAATTTGAGCAAGGCCAATGAAATACGCGAAGTCAAGATATTCCAAGAGTTTGCAGACAAGATGGTTTCCATAGCAAGAGAGAAACGAGGAGTCGTCAAGGACTTCTTCATATCGAACAATGTCTATGCGTTTGACTCCTCAACAATATCATTGTGCCTTTCTGTATACTGGTGGACTAAACTGCATCATGGGAAAGGAGGAGTGAAATTGCATGAACTGTATGACGTGAAGACAGACATTCCGACATTTTCTGTCATTACAGACGCTTCAGTTCACGATTCTCAAGTGATGGAGCTAATTCCCTATGAGAAAGAGAGTTTCTATATATTTGACAGAGCGTATATGGCAACTAGGAAACTTTATATAATAGAAGGAGCAGAAGCTTACTTTGTCGTGAGAGAGAAGCATAAAATGCCGTTTGAGGTCATAGAGGATAAAGAATACAACAACCCTTCATCTGGAATTATGGCTGACCAAATTATACGTTTCAAGGGATACAAGACTAAGAAGCAATATCCAAATAAACTTCGACGAGTGGTATTCTATGACTATGATGGTAATAGGACATTTGTATTTTACACGAACAATTTTGAAATTACAGCGGAACAGGTTGCTATGCTTTACAAATACAGATGGAGAGTAGAACTGTTCTTCAAATGGCTGAAGCAACATCTGCGCATCAAAGAGTTTTATGGAACCTCGGAGAATGCTGTAAAAATACAAATCTATGCAGCTATCATTGCATATTGTCTTGTCGTTATCGTACAAGAATGTATGGGGCTAAAGCTTCAAACCTATGATGTTCTAAGAATTTTAAGCACGGCATTGTTGACAAAAATGCCATTGTGTGACTTGCTCATTGAACAGAAAGAGGAAGAATTTACTGAAGGAAAAAACCTGCAGCTCTGCCTCAATTTTGATGGGTAA